AATTTCCTCCAACTAACGTACCTGTAACTGTACTGTGAGAGCTAGGTACGATACATTCTGATGCAGATAAAATGGTTGAATACGGATGGAATAGCTGATTGAAAGAGGATAAAGATAGGGAATCAATACCTTTTCCTAGTTCTTCAATCATCGGACCATGAAATGTTATAAGCTTTGCATAACATGAAACAGCAGTATGTAAAGCTGTAATATCGCTATATCCCCAAAAGATTTTAGGGTTTTGCCGAATGATTTCATATTGAATGTGAGGGAGGAGACGAGCACTTCCGTAACCACCTCGTGCACAGAAAACGGCCTTCACTTCATTATTTGTAAATGCTTCATGTATATCGTCAAGCCGAACTTGATCACTTCCGGCTAAAAATCCATATTTCTCGTAAACGCTCTTCCCGATTATTACGGATAACCCCATCTCTTGTAATACATTCACACCTTTTAATACATTTTCGATTGTAGGTGGACCAGATGGTGCAATGATCATTACTGTATCACCTTGTTTTAATGCATTTGGATAAATCATTAAGCTCAGCCTCCTTCTCTTTCAATATATTCGCTTCATATGAAGTTCAACCCTTGCAAAAGCAGGGGAAAGCTTATCAAATAAAGAAGATATAAGGGAAATAGGAGGGAAAATGATGTTTACAAGTCGAGTAACAGACATATTAAAAATTGAGTATCCCGTTGTTCAAGCCGGTATGGCAGGCGCGATTACGACGCCAGAACTTGTTGCAGCAGTAAGTAATAGCGGAGGATTAGGGACGCTTGGAGCGGGCTATATGAGCCCAGAACAAATTCGTGAAGCGATTTATAGAATAAGAGAACTAACAGATAAGCCTTTCGGTGTTAATTTACTTGTAACGAAAGAGATACAAATAGAAGAAGAGAAGGTAAATGAGGCGAAAGTATTACTAAGCGGAGTGAATAGAGAATTAGGTATAGAAGTAGAAGGAACGTTAAAGCTTCCAAAAAGCTATAAGGAACAATTACAAGTGCTATTAGATGAAAAAGTACCGGTCGTTAGCTTTGCATTTCAAACGTTAGAAAAAGAAGAAATAAATGATTTAAAAAGAAGTGGAATAAAAGTCATCGGAACAGCTACCCATGTGAAGGAAGCGAAAGTACTTGCTGAGCTAGGAGTAGATATTATTATTGGGCAAGGTAGCGAAGCAGGAGGGCATAGAGGAACGTTTATTGGGAAAGAACGAGATGCTATGATTGGTACGTTTGCGTTAATACCTCAGTTAGTAGGGGCTGTTCCGCATACCCCAATTGTCGCAGCAGGTGGTGTAATGAACGGACAAGGGCTTGTTGCGGCATTGGCACTAGGAGCAGAAGGTGTTCAAATGGGATCAGCCTTTTTAACAAGTGAAGAGAGTATTACGCACGATGTGTATAAAGAAGCGGTTTTACATAGTACAGATACGAGCACAACTGTAACTCGTGCGTTTTCCGGGAAATATGCACGCGGTATTCGGAATGAATTTATAGAGAGACATGAAGGAAAAGAAGAAGGGCTTCCCATGTATCCAGTGCAAAACGTATTAACTTCTAAAATACGCAAAGAGGCAGCGAAGCAAAATAAGGAAGGATATATGTCGCTTTGGGCAGGACAGGCAGCATCATTAGCTCGAATCGAATCAGCTCAGCATGTAGTGGAGCGAGTTATGAAAGAAGCAGAGAATGCAATCGAACAATTACAAAATATATACAAAAAGACCACTTGAGTAATTCAAGCGGTCTTTTCATTAGTTTGCTTTATAAAACTGTTGGATGGCTTCGTCGATGTAAACCCAGCCTTTCCAACCTAAGTGCATATGATCTTTTAAGAAGTATTTATCGTATTCATGATTTGAGAAGTCGGCAATTGGATACCCAGCTTTTTCAATTTGCTCATGAACTTTCTTATAGTATGCTTCGCGGCGTTCTTTTGGGAAGCCAGCGTAGTCGTACCAAGGACCTTTGACAGGAACAGAAATGAAGAGTGGTTTTGCACCAGATTGTTTTAATAAATCAAGTACAATTTGTAAATCTTCATATTCTGGCGATTGGTCATAAGCATCATTTTTTAAGTAACCTTCACGTTGTTTTAATTTTTTCTTAATTTTGCTATTGAAGTAACCATCTTCGATACCATATTCATTAGATCCAGATTCTGCTGCACCTGTTTGATCTGCATGTTTACGAGCCTCTTCCCAGTTCATTTGTTTTAATGAAGGGTCAAGCTTCTCTTTGTGCGGTTTAATATTAAACATAGCTGTAAATAAATCTTTACGATCTAAAATGTTACGGTAAATATAAGCGAAAGGTTTAGCAGCAAGTGCTTTTACTTTATACTTCGTATCATCATAAGCGATACCTTCAAGCGAAATTTTTAATAAAGTTTCTTTTTTTACAATCTCAAAGTTTAATAAACGCTTTGCAATTTGTTTTTTCATTTCAGGTTTTAAATCATTGTTGAAAATGAAGTGGTAACCTTGTTGTTTTGAAAAGTTAGGTGCAAAGTGCGTTTCGTCAATACCTTGTGGTACAAACCATTGCGGAGAAAGAACGAATACCATTTTCTTATCTTTCAATTGATCCATTGTAGATGCGAAGTTTAACACATGTACAAGGTCTTGTGTTCCGCCGCGTCCAAGAAGGAATGGCGTAAATCCTTCAGGCTTTACTTTAAAATAATTAGATGGATGGAAAGCATCCATACGTGCGAATTCCGATGAACCGTACATCGGAAGATATTTTGGATCTGCTAACATCTTTTGCTGTAAAATCATACTTTGAATTTTTTCTTCTTTTAAAGAAGTAGCAGCTTGTTCTACTTTTTCATCACTTAAAAGTGGAAGTAGGAAGCGCGTTGGAATAAGTAAGAATACAGCAAAAAGGGCCAATGCTAAAAGCATCGGACCAAATTTTGCTTTGTTCATCGGATTTCTTCCAACTTTTTAATAACCATGTTTGGTGTAGCCCACTCGTCACGGTCAAAATCAGAAATAGAAACTTCAATATCTAAACGCTCTTGGAATTCAACTAATAAAGATACTACAGCGAAAGAATCAAGGATACCTTCTTCAAATAATTGAACATCTAAGTTTTCTTTCACAATATCGTTTTCACATACTTCTTCTAAAATATCTAAGACTTGCTCTTTGAATTCTGCCATTTTTAAAATCTCCTTTATATCCGAAATTATTATATGTGCAACTTCTTAATGGAATAAGAAGGGTGCATTAAAAGTATCTGTTAAGGTGTCCAGAGAAGATTAGGAAACCGAAACATACAACGTGGAACGTAATTACAATCGCAAGGATGCGTGTAAATTTATTGTTTGGCCAAAACTTATGCTTTTTGTTTTTTCGTTCGAAAATATCGAATAAAATAAACAGTGCGGCATGGTATAGACCATAAATAATATACTGCGCAACAGCGCTTCCTTGGATATGCCAAATTCCCATAATGAAGAAGTTTAAAAATGCACCGATATACGAAATTGTGTAACGGTTCTTAATTAACTTTTTCTTCGTTGCAAAAAAGACGAAACGCATGTAAATAAAATCACGGAACCAGAATGATAAACTCATGTGCCAGCGGTTCCAGAAGTCTTTAATATTACGACTAAGGAATGGCTTATTGAAGTTTTCTGGCGTTTTAATTCCCATCATATAACTTACACCAATTACAAAAGAGCTATAACCAGCAAAATCAAAGAATAGATATAAGCTATAGCTATACATGTAAATCATATTTGAAAATATTGTATCGTGTTGAGCGAATGCTGGGTCCATACAATATTGCTTTATTAAGTAAGCAATAATAAATTTATACAAGAAACCTTGGAAAATACGATTTAGTCCTGTATATAGTAAATTTTGATATTCTTCAGCGCTAGGTGGCTTTTGAATATCTTTTTGGAATCTTCGGTAACGATCGATAGGTCCTGTTGAAATCGCAGGGAAGAATAAAACGAATTCCCAGAAGTTAAAGAAAGAAAGCTCTTTAATTAAACCATCACGAACTTCAAATACCATCTGAACTGCTCTGAATGTTACGTAAGATATACCTAGAAAAACAACAAGTTTTAACTCAGGTAAAAACGATGCAAACGGTGCGATTTTTGCCAAAATAAGAGGCAAAATCGATAAAATAACAGCTATGCAAAATGTGAATGTACTATTATTTTGTTTTCTTAAAAGTAAATAGCCTTTAATTAGGGCATATTGCCAAATAATAAATGCGGCTAACATAATCGCTTGCTTCGGTTTATCTGAGAAGATAATAGCAATCATGACTAATGTTAATACTGCATTATATTTACGCAACATTTTACCTTTTAATCCAGCTATGATAGTAGGTATTAATAAAATGCCCACTATAGCGAAAAAATAAAATGATCCATATGCGGTCATGCTGTAACCTCACTCAATAATTTTTTGCGATCTACCTTTCCATTTGGTGTCATTGGAATAGAAGATTGATACATGAATTTACGTGGAATCATGTAGTTTGGTAATCGCTCATTGAGTTCTTTTTTGATTGCAGATGTTAAT
This genomic interval from Bacillus thuringiensis contains the following:
- a CDS encoding S66 peptidase family protein → MIYPNALKQGDTVMIIAPSGPPTIENVLKGVNVLQEMGLSVIIGKSVYEKYGFLAGSDQVRLDDIHEAFTNNEVKAVFCARGGYGSARLLPHIQYEIIRQNPKIFWGYSDITALHTAVSCYAKLITFHGPMIEELGKGIDSLSLSSFNQLFHPYSTILSASECIVPSSHSTVTGTLVGGNLAVLTSIIGSPYEINTDNTLLLLEDIGEEPYRIDRMLNQLLLSGKFNECRGVIFTSCHDCTPSKPSQSLQAILYEYFAPYHIPVLFGLPIGHISPNIGIPLGATATISTHNKTLSIASGVATPCSN
- a CDS encoding NAD(P)H-dependent flavin oxidoreductase, with protein sequence MFTSRVTDILKIEYPVVQAGMAGAITTPELVAAVSNSGGLGTLGAGYMSPEQIREAIYRIRELTDKPFGVNLLVTKEIQIEEEKVNEAKVLLSGVNRELGIEVEGTLKLPKSYKEQLQVLLDEKVPVVSFAFQTLEKEEINDLKRSGIKVIGTATHVKEAKVLAELGVDIIIGQGSEAGGHRGTFIGKERDAMIGTFALIPQLVGAVPHTPIVAAGGVMNGQGLVAALALGAEGVQMGSAFLTSEESITHDVYKEAVLHSTDTSTTVTRAFSGKYARGIRNEFIERHEGKEEGLPMYPVQNVLTSKIRKEAAKQNKEGYMSLWAGQAASLARIESAQHVVERVMKEAENAIEQLQNIYKKTT
- the dltD gene encoding D-alanyl-lipoteichoic acid biosynthesis protein DltD; translation: MNKAKFGPMLLALALFAVFLLIPTRFLLPLLSDEKVEQAATSLKEEKIQSMILQQKMLADPKYLPMYGSSEFARMDAFHPSNYFKVKPEGFTPFLLGRGGTQDLVHVLNFASTMDQLKDKKMVFVLSPQWFVPQGIDETHFAPNFSKQQGYHFIFNNDLKPEMKKQIAKRLLNFEIVKKETLLKISLEGIAYDDTKYKVKALAAKPFAYIYRNILDRKDLFTAMFNIKPHKEKLDPSLKQMNWEEARKHADQTGAAESGSNEYGIEDGYFNSKIKKKLKQREGYLKNDAYDQSPEYEDLQIVLDLLKQSGAKPLFISVPVKGPWYDYAGFPKERREAYYKKVHEQIEKAGYPIADFSNHEYDKYFLKDHMHLGWKGWVYIDEAIQQFYKAN
- the dltC gene encoding D-alanine--poly(phosphoribitol) ligase subunit DltC → MAEFKEQVLDILEEVCENDIVKENLDVQLFEEGILDSFAVVSLLVEFQERLDIEVSISDFDRDEWATPNMVIKKLEEIR
- the dltB gene encoding D-alanyl-lipoteichoic acid biosynthesis protein DltB, translated to MTAYGSFYFFAIVGILLIPTIIAGLKGKMLRKYNAVLTLVMIAIIFSDKPKQAIMLAAFIIWQYALIKGYLLLRKQNNSTFTFCIAVILSILPLILAKIAPFASFLPELKLVVFLGISYVTFRAVQMVFEVRDGLIKELSFFNFWEFVLFFPAISTGPIDRYRRFQKDIQKPPSAEEYQNLLYTGLNRIFQGFLYKFIIAYLIKQYCMDPAFAQHDTIFSNMIYMYSYSLYLFFDFAGYSSFVIGVSYMMGIKTPENFNKPFLSRNIKDFWNRWHMSLSFWFRDFIYMRFVFFATKKKLIKNRYTISYIGAFLNFFIMGIWHIQGSAVAQYIIYGLYHAALFILFDIFERKNKKHKFWPNNKFTRILAIVITFHVVCFGFLIFSGHLNRYF